The genomic segment ACACAGAAAAACTTGTACacgccggggcacctgggtggctctgtcggttaagctcaggtcgtgatctcgcggttggtgagtccGAAGCCtgcatcggggctctgtgctgacagctcagagcccggagcctgcttcggagtctgtgtccccccctgtctctgctctccccctgctcatgttcggtctctctctgtttctcaataataaataagcgttaacatttttgtttaagtCCAGAAGAAGCAAATCTAGAGAGATGGAAAATAGACTGGTGGTCCCCTAGGACTGGGGGAGGATGGGGACAGGATGAAAACGAAGGAGTGCCTTTCTTATCTCGAGCTGCCCTACTCAGCCCTGTACTTCTGGGATGAGGGACCTCCCCGCACTCCCTGCGCCTCCCCGAACAGACTTACACCCAGAAGAcgaggagacacagacacaggcacagCAGAGCCATAGCTCCGGCGCCTCCCACAGCTGCAGTCGCGGTTTCTGCCAGGGAGAGCGACTTCCctgcggagagagggagaccgaattGCAGGACTCAGTCTCTTGCCTTCCTAGCTCCTTGCAGAACTCACTGAAGGGCCTGCTGAGGCCCGAGATGGACCACCCTGTCCCACCAatcgccccccccccgccccacgcccACCCAGACCATCTTCTCTAGGATGCAGactccttccccacccctacccccacccccaccccccacccccggctctgcccacccttcccccacagcCCCCAGACCTGGCAGCAACACCAGGACGGCGTCGGTGCTCTGGGTCCCGTGCTCATTCCGGGCCTCGCAGCCGAGTCTGAGGTCGGAGCGCAGCGGCCCCCTGAGGCTCAGGGAGCTGTTGGCCCAGGGCCCCTCGGAGCTGGAGGTGACGGTCAAGGAGGCGTCGCTGTGGTTCCCCttcagcagcccctcccccagccgccAGCGCAGGGTGGGGGCCGGCCGGGCTCTGGCGGAGCAGGTGCAGCCCAGAGCCTCGCCCTCCCAGGAGCAGGAGGGGCCGAGCAGCCGCGGGGGGcctgcgtgggggtgggggggcagggtcaGCGACGCCTCTGCTCCCCAGGCCCCGGGCGTCCCGCCCCCGGGGGTCCCCACACTCACAAACCACAGAGAGACGCAGGGAGACGTGCTGGGAGCCCAGCGAGTTCTGAGCACGGCAGGTGAGCGTTCCTTCCTCCGCAGCCCCGACTTGAGGCAGCTCCAGGATGTGGGTCCTGTACATGGGGGTGGCATTCAGGGCAGGGGACCCCCGGAACCAGCTCAGCTCGGCGGGGGGGTTGCTGGCAGCAGCACAGAGCAGCCGCAAAGCTTGGCCCTCCCAGATGAGAAGGGATGAGGTGTTTTCCAGAATGCGGAGGGCTTTGGGGGAGAGatgtagagagaggagagagaggcattGAGACAGCTGCTGGAGACCGGCAGTCTCCACGTCTCCCTCCGTCCCAGGATCTGGTTGGCATCTCCCTCGCCTTCCCTGGGCCACTGACTTGGGTCCAACAAGGCTCAAAGGCTGGGCTTTACGCCCAAAAGAGGTTGACCTCAAGTGTCCGGGCTTCACATCTTCAGAGAAGGCTCGGTGCCCCCACTGGGACACGCCTGGACTGTTTGGTGGCCTCAGTTGGTGAACTCTGAACTCGGCAGGAAACAGGATGGAGGAggctggggcgggaggggaggaggaaaaccaCAGCAGCGCCCCGTAGAGGTGAACAGAGTGTGCCTGAGCAGCCACTTTTGCACCCAGGcaaggtggaggagggagggtggtgaTCTTTATCCGTGCTCTTCCCTTATCTGGTCCCATTCCAGCTACGATCCCCATCCCACATGGTGGAAGCCGCCTCCCCCATCCAAGGCCAGGTCCCAGCCCCCAAGAGGACAGTTCTTTCCtacctgtgacattgctgaagaTGCTGATGGTGAGGTTGTGGGGGGCATCTGGGGTAGAAAGATATGGTCCTGCTTCAGAGGTGAGGATTGGGATGGAAGCTGACCCAGCACCcacggaggggtggggagcactgggaaggggtggggtgcaCTGGGAAAGGGTAGGGAGCACTGACAAGGTGGGGAGCACTGACAAGGTAGGGAGCACTTGGAAGGGGTGGGGTGcactgggaaggggtggggagcactgggaaggggtggggagcatTGGGAAAGGGTAGGGGAACACTGAGAAGGTGAAGATGGCcgtccttgctctctctccttgccccacACCAGCTCAAACCCCACTACCCTGGGGgaccctgccctctccccagcacTCACAGGAGACATTGAGCCAGATGGTTCTTTCCACGGTGGCCTGAACTTCTGGCAGTTTCACCTGACAGGTGAGCTTGGTGCCATGGTCCTGCGGCCTCGGGGTGAAGGTCACCACTGAGGAGTGCAGGGTCTCGGGGTCCAGCGAGTCCAGAGCAGCCCCCACCCAGGAGAATGTGAGAGGTCTTCCCCCTTCGCAGGACCCCGGCAGGCTGCAGGTCAGCTCTGCGGGCCAGCCAGACTTGAGGGGCTCCGGGAAGTGGATGTCGGGTTCCTGTGTCAGGGCtgaggaggagacagggaggtGCCCGGGCCCCAGGGAGGTGGGGACCCACGGGGTGACCCTGAGAGGGTCCGGGCCTCAGGGCCCAAGCTGACCCCGGGCCCCGTTATCTCTTCCAACCGTCCCAGCCGCAAGACCCGGAGCAGGGAATGTTCCGGCGTCCTGTGCCTGCTCTAAGAGGGGGTATCCGCATCCCAGAGCCCTCCCCCGGGGCCCCTGCTGTACCTGCCACCCGCAGAGTCATCGTCGTATGTGTGTAAGTATATCTCACGTTTTCTCTCTCCACTCGGAAAAAGTAGACTCCCTCGTCACTCCTCATGGCGTCTCTGATTCTCAGGGAGCAGTTGTTGGCCCAGGGGTCCCCGACGAGGCAGAATCGGCCCCGGGCCTCTGTCCTCACTGTTCTCTGTGGGTTGTTTGTAGCCACCGGATAACGGTTGCTTGAGGTGTCCTTTTCCCGGAACCAGTATATGTAGAGCATCGTCTGGGAATACCACAGGTTCCAGGGGTAGGAGAAGGAACAGGGCACGTGGACACACAGACCCTCCTGCACGGTCACGGATTCCTTCACTCGGAGCTGGTACTCTGGATCCTCCCCTGAGGGGGACACGGAGGCTCAGCCGGggctccagcccctcccacctgTGCCCAGCCCTCCTCCCGAGGCCCGCTCACCCCCCAACAGcaggggcagcagcagcaggggcaCCATGTCTGCACCGGCCAGGGCAGGAGCCCGGATCCAGGTCCTTCTGTCAGGGAGGGAAATGCCCCAAATGTGGGGTGAGGCCAAGGAAGCCCCAACAGGAAGCCGTGTGTGACAGAGCTGTGGTCACCACGGAAGGGGAACTTGGGCAGCACAGGCcgtggggggtaggggggtgcGGTGAGTTGGGAACTAAGACATTATCTTGTCTCATCTCCGCATCTGACACAGCCCGTGAAAATACCGAGGGCCCCGGAGGCTGGGGTGCTCATCCAGATGTGAATCTGAGGGTGGTCACCCGGCCAATGCCATTTAAGTCAAGAGTGAGGTGAGCAAAGGGCAAGAGCAGCtgggaaagagaagcagggagCCTGTGGGCAgcctcagccccttcccccagccctttcTCTTCCCAGCTCCCCATCAGCCTGTGCAACCAGGCGGGGGCTGCTTCGAGGAGTTTCGTGCAAGACCAGTGGGTCTTAGGTCCTCCTCATGCCCTACAGTCCCTTTTACCAAACCTGGGGCCCTCCGAGCCCCAGCCCCGGGACTTCAGCAGTCACAGGTGGGCGGGGACGCCCAGCCACTGCTCAAAGAATTTGCTGAGCCTACCAGGAAGTCAGCAGGACTCAAGCAACAGGAGGAAAATTTGCAACAGTTGTAATAGTCCACAAAGCACCTTGCCCAGGAAATAACAATAGTTAGGAACTGGACTCTCCGAAAGAACAAAGGACGCCAACTGAATGACTTCTCTGCAGCCTTAAAGGATTTCCAGGCTGGGTGGAGAGGAGGGTctgcaaaggaaaaggagaagatcGCCAGAGCGAGAGCCGCATGTCTCCCTGCAGAGGGGAGGCCATGAAAGAGCAGCGCCTGTCCTTTGATGGCCACGACGAGTGGGACCAGATGCAGAACCAGGGGGATGACGTGGCCACCTCGGAGCAGGAACTGGAACTGattaaagagagggaaagggcaaTTCGGCAGCTGCAGGCTCACACTTTGGACGTCCGTCAGAGGTTTAAAGATTTGCCCGTGATGATCCGTGACCAAGGAGACCCCACTGACAGCACGGAAGCCGACGGAGAAGGCCCAGAGGTGCGTGCAGACAGAGCCACGCCGGTCAGTTTCCGCAAGCAGCTTACgatcagaaaagaaaatctcgCAAGAACGTCTGTATTCTGGTGCTTGTCCTGTTGGTTATCACTGTTCCCTTGGTACTTAGTATCTGACAGATTTATACATGAAGCGATTGCCTCGGAGCTACCCTCTGCTTAGCTGTAGGGGGTCCTTCTGGAACAGACTGATCCGGGGAAGAGAGCAGAGGCCGGATCGTCATAATTGAGTTAGAAACTAGCTACCCAGTAGACAGTGTGTATcaatttacacacacactctattGATTTCTCAAATTAGGAGTTAATTTACGTGCATTTTGCTTGCTCTTGTATTCTGAGTGCCCTTCATCCCAAGGGCTTACTGGAATTTCCGTTGTAGACATTCTTGTTTTGACAGGTGACACCAGGGTCTTGTAATACCGCCCTTTTAGTGTAAACGAGATTCATCTTTTTACCAGCAACTGGGATAGAATTACTCTCTGGCACCCAAGATCTCGGAGTCTGGCAGAAACTATATAATAAGCCAGCACTTTTCATTATGGAAccttttcatttgaatttctttatcTGCTTTGAAAGATTTTTAGCAATGTGTTTAACTGGAAggcagtttcttttctcttttaagcaacgtttatttctttattttgagagagcacgagtgggcacacgagcaggggaggggcagagagagagagaatcccaagcaggctgagctgagagctggacacggggcttgatctcacgaaccttgaggtcatgggctgagccgagatcaagagttggtcgcttaaccaactgagtagcgcaggcacccctgaagttttcttttttttaaatttttgtttttaatgttcatttattcttgagacagagacagagcgtgaacaggggaagggcagagagagagggagacacagaatccgaagcaggctccaggctccgagctgtcagcacagagcccgatgtggggctcgaactcacggaccacaagatcatgacctgagccgaagtcggatgctcaaccgactgagccacccaggcgcccctgaagttttcTATATTATCTGCTGGTGTCCATAGCAGCTCACCCATATGCACACTTCACTTTCTGAAGTGGTGAATTTAGTTAACAGTAAATTTCCCTTGGGGGACCACACAATGTTCCATCTTAAAGTATGGGCACCAGCCGTAGAACAAAGCCCTGCGGGTAGCGTTTGGCTGACAAATCGTACCGCAGAACATCGTCCCTGTTTTCTATAATCAGAGAAAATGGCCAGCACTCACTCCCACGATCCTCTTTTTCCCTAGAAGCTCCTCTCCCATCACCGCTTAGCCTTCTCGATTCTTACCTCGATCTTCTTGTGGTGACCGATTTCTTCTTTCCGTGCAGATCTATAGAGTGTGTTCGGTTAAGTATTCTGATGCGCCCGGGGCTTCCAGAATGGAAGAGACCCACCTCTGCTCTAGAGGAGGGTGGAGTCTAGTTGAAGTAAATACAAGGGAAGCACCCTGAGGGGACAGACGGAGCAGAAGGAGCACCTCCTCCACTGGAGGAGGGAAATAGACGCGGTAGGACCAGAAGGTATTGCAAGTATGGATTTCTGTTATCCCGTGAACATTGGAGCCGATGCCAGTCGCTCTTGGCGTGGAAGATCCAGTGAACAAAAGCGTGCGGCTTCTCTCGCGAAGCTTGCAATTCCGTAACGGGAAAGGACAGGACCCGAGATGATCCGTAGTCGCCTTCGTCTAGAACAGGGGTCCGGAACGCGGGCATGCGGCCAAATCCGGCCAACCACTTTGTGTACGAGTCTGACTTACCCATCCGGTCGTGGCCTACGGCTGCTTCTGTGCTACAGTAAGAGTTGAAAAACCGTATGCGGAGACACGATGGCTGCAAATACTGGCCCTGGCCCTTTAAGGAAAATTTTGCTAAACTCTGATAGAAAATCAGATGAGGAAGTGGTGAGCCccgggggagaggggagggcatcTTCTGAGAGAGATCCTTCCGACGAACCCATGGCGATAAGGCGACATTTGAGCAcagacctcaaaaaaaaaaaaggaaacaaaaaaaccctccggGGTTCATCTGCCTCAGTCTGGATAGACAAGGGAGATTTAGACACAGCATGCTTTTGGAAGGCAAACAGGAATGGTGTGGAGGGGTTTCATCTTGTTGCTGCTGCCTGGGGTTCTGTGGTCCCGGTGCACGGTGAATATTGCCATGGCCATGAAAAGGCCGACCTTTCCACCGTAAGGATTGTTGGGCATTTGATGGCAGGGAGATTCGCAAAGCTATGCTGAGGTGGGCTTAAAATTTTGtccttgtggggcacctgggtggcttagtcgattaagtgtccaactttggctgaggtcatgatctcatggttcgtgagtatAAGCCCCAattcccaatctctctctctctctctctctctctctgcatttctcgcttactccccacccccacaaaaaaaaaaaaaaaaaaaaaaaaaaaaaaaaaaaaaactagtcctTGTGAACCTGGCAAGAAAGTAAAgagtcatttttataaataatactggTTTGGAATAGTGATATTAGACTTATGTTCCTAGGAACATATGAAGAGATTACTTTCTCCTCCCATGTTTTAGActgaaaaaaacaagaagaagttTCAATAAAACATtgctgtcttggggcacctgggtggctcagtcggttaaatgtccaacccttgattttggctcaggtcatgattccagggtggcGGGATGGAGTCCCGtcacactgagcctggagcctgcttgatattttctctctctccctctgcgcctcccctCTGATCGTGTttagtctcttaaaaaaaaaaaaaaaagattgctgtCTTGTAATTAATCCTTtctaaagagagaaaggggaaagtcCTAGAGATTCAGTGTGACTTACCCTCCAGCTGAAAACCACTGCTGGTTCTGGAAAAGGATCATTTACCATTTCCTCAAAACCATTCAAGTGCAGGCCAGGAAGGAAGGCATTTCCGGACCCAAatccaggggagggggggaagcaggggaagggtcAGGGTCAAAGCCCTTCTGCCCTGACGGGTTTTGGGAACACGGCATCCTCAAATGATTGTCTTTGCGGATCTGAGGGTCTTGTGGGACAGTGATGGCCCAGGCCACGCAAAATGACAGATCAAGGGAGATCGGGACCCCACTGGGCAGGGACACTCCAAATCTGTGACTTTAGCAGAGAAGCAGCATTACCCTGCTGCCATGAAGGTCATGAGGCTCTACCTTTCAGGGACCCTTTCTGAAAGCACTGGGAGGGGCTCAACCTTGATAAAGCGTTCCTCAAATTGCACCATGATCATAAACACTTTAGACATTCCCGTAGCAAGCTGTAGGATTGAAAGTCAagttcttggggctcctggctggctcagtaggaagagcgtgccactcttgatctcagggtcatgattctgagccccacgttgggtgtagaggttacaaAAATCAATACATAGAAAcctaacatatatacacacacacacacacacacacacacatatacgccAGAGAGGTATTGCAAACGACTGATGAAAGGAGTCTAATCCTTGTGAGATATCTTATTTTTtggattttgagcatttttgcTTTTGCAATTTGAcatggtgcatttttttttaaaaaaattcatatatgggggcccctggatggctcagtgggttgagcctctggcttcagctcaggtcatgatctcatggttcatgggtttgagacctgcatgGTAaatctgctgacagcatggagcctacttggggtcctctgcccccttctctctctgcccctccccaacgcaCCCCTccccctgacttcagctcaggtctcgatctcacagttcagcagttcgagccccgcatcaggctctgtgccgacagctgtcAGTCTGACAAATCTCAAGCTGCGAtgaccaaaaagacaagaaacaagtgttgacaaggatgtggaaaagagAGAACtgttgtgcactgttggtgggaaggaatgtgaattggtgcagccactctgaaacaCAGTCcagaggttcctcaagaaattaaaaccagaactaccacatgatccagcaatggACTTCTGGCctgtatctgaaggaaatgaaagcactCACTCAGAAacatgtgtgcacctgtgtgttcATTGCAGCAGCATTTACAATAGCGAAGAtccgggggctcctgggtggctcggtcggtgcagcgtccgacttcggctcaggtcaccatctcccagtTTGGGAGTTCGGACCCCttcgttgggctctgagctgacagcccagagcctggagcctgctttggattctgtgtctccctctctctttctctgctcctcccctgctcatgctctgtctctcagaaagaaataaaagttaaaaaaaaatttttttaagggtgcctcggtggcttagttgttaagcatctgatttcggctcaggtcatgatctcactcacggtttgtgagttcaagtcccacatcagatgAACATGagcctgcttctttctctctctctctctctctccacccactctctctctgtccctggtgggattctctctctcttctcctctcctctgtctcttccccttgcttttgtgccctctctcaaaaaaataaaataaaataaaaataatatctttaaaaaatatttttaaatgtgtaagtaAATCGAAAAATATGTCATGTTAATGGGTTTAAAATAatactgtaggggcgcctgggtggcgcagtcggttaagcgtccgacttcagccaggtcacgatctcgcggtccgtgagttcgagccccgcgtcaggctctgggctgacggctcagagcctggagcctgtttccgattctgtgtctccctctctctctgcccctcccccgttcatgctctgtctctctctgtcccaaaaataaataaacgttgaaaaaaaaaattaaaaaaataaataaataaaataaaataatactgcaTAAAAGTCAAGTCTACCTAAATTCATATGCAGAATCAGAGCCATATATCAACCAATCCCCCGGAGTGATTTTTGAAGAACTtgatattttcaatataaaatttatattggaGTAGGGATCCGTGGCTGActgagtcagtagagcatgggactcttgatctcggggttgtgagtctgagccccacattgagtgtagagaatacttaaaaatgaaaatatctttaggggcactgggtggctcagtcacttaagcgttgACTcatgatttggctcaggtcatgatctcgcagttcctgggttcaaaccccacatcggactctgagTTGACAGTGTGAAcactgcctgggatcctctctctctctctctctttgcccctcccctgggtgcactcgctctctgtctctcaaaataaataaacatttgaaaaaataaagtcaagtcCTGAGACCTAAGTCACAGTTCTTACTAAGACTCATGAAAAAAACATACATCTGCACACACCAGGGGGGGCTAAAGTTGAAAGGCCTGGTTTTATCCAGTGTTGGACAGAATGCAGGGGACCCAGACCTCTTCAGACCCTGCTGGTGAGAATGTCAATGAGCACGGTCACTTTGCAAAACTGCCTGACAGGACGGCGGGTCCCCTTAGTCCACAGTTTCACTTTGTGTGGTTTCAGTTCCCCTGAGGTCAGCTGCGGTCTGGATGCTTTTTCCTTAGGACAACCAGAAGGTCAATGGCAGCCTAGCGCTACATCACAAGCCTACCTCATTCCCCTCGCTTCGTCTCAGAAAGTAGCGCTTTATCATCTGCATCGTCGCATTCAGAAGAAGGGTGAGGACAGCACGAGTGGAAATTCtgagagagagcctgagagaTCACATTCACATACCTTATAGGACAGTATATGGTTACCACAGTTATGCTTTGTTATTACTTCCGCTGGTTCATATCTCACTGTGCTTCGTATGTAACTTTATGATAGGTTtgtagagagagaagaaacataatatatataggaTTGTTGGTTCAGGCATCCCCTGGGGGCCTTAGAACATACGCCTGACACAAAACACCCTTGGGTTGAGTGCTGGGGATGCGGGGAAGAAGCTTTTGTTCTCACGCTGAGGGAAAGGACATCAGCTTGCCTGTGACAATCACACATCACCCTCAGGAAGCCTCCCACGTATCATGCTGGGTTGGCAGCTTTGGGTTCTCTGCAATGAGTAAGTGTGAGAGATCCGGTCACCTTCTGTGGATGTTAAATCTGAGAAggatgaagggcgcctgggtggctcagtcagttgagcatccaactcctgattttggctcaagtcgcgATCCCAGTGTCTccggattgagccccgcattgggctccgcgccgaccgtggagcctgcttaagattctctctgggcgcctgggtggcttgggcacgtaagcgtccgactctggctcaggtcccggtctcacggtttgtaagttcgagccccacgtcgggctctctgttc from the Prionailurus viverrinus isolate Anna chromosome E2, UM_Priviv_1.0, whole genome shotgun sequence genome contains:
- the SIGLEC5 gene encoding sialic acid-binding Ig-like lectin 5 isoform X2, with protein sequence MLYIYWFREKDTSSNRYPVATNNPQRTVRTEARGRFCLVGDPWANNCSLRIRDAMRSDEGVYFFRVERENVRYTYTHTTMTLRVAALTQEPDIHFPEPLKSGWPAELTCSLPGSCEGGRPLTFSWVGAALDSLDPETLHSSVVTFTPRPQDHGTKLTCQVKLPEVQATVERTIWLNVSYAPHNLTISIFSNVTGRKELSSWGLGPGLGWGRRLPPCGMGIVAGMGPDKGRARIKITTLPPPPCLGAKVAAQAHSVHLYGALLWFSSSPPAPASSILFPAEFRVHQLRPPNSPGVSQWGHRAFSEDVKPGHLRSTSFGRKAQPLSLVGPKSVAQGRRGRCQPDPGTEGDVETAGLQQLSQCLSLLSLHLSPKALRILENTSSLLIWEGQALRLLCAAASNPPAELSWFRGSPALNATPMYRTHILELPQVGAAEEGTLTCRAQNSLGSQHVSLRLSVVCPPRLLGPSCSWEGEALGCTCSARARPAPTLRWRLGEGLLKGNHSDASLTVTSSSEGPWANSSLSLRGPLRSDLRLGCEARNEHGTQSTDAVLVLLPGKSLSLAETATAAVGGAGAMALLCLCLCLLVFWVVKARRKQASRSQEGMANEDPVMGTVDWGSRKKPWPDSPPDQTTPAGDAPPSGEQQELHYASFSFHGIKMREPQDQEATSTSEYSEIRRSK
- the SIGLEC5 gene encoding sialic acid-binding Ig-like lectin 5 isoform X8 → MVPLLLLPLLLGGEDPEYQLRVKESVTVQEGLCVHVPCSFSYPWNLWYSQTMLYIYWFREKDTSSNRYPVATNNPQRTVRTEARGRFCLVGDPWANNCSLRIRDAMRSDEGVYFFRVERENVRYTYTHTTMTLRVAALTQEPDIHFPEPLKSGWPAELTCSLPGSCEGGRPLTFSWVGAALDSLDPETLHSSVVTFTPRPQDHGTKLTCQVKLPEVQATVERTIWLNVSYAPHNLTISIFSNVTGRKELSSWGLGPGLGWGRRLPPCGMGIVAGMGPDKGRARIKITTLPPPPCLGAKVAAQAHSVHLYGALLWFSSSPPAPASSILFPAEFRVHQLRPPNSPGVSQWGHRAFSEDVKPGHLSPPHSGKHLIPSHLGGPSFAAALCCCQQPPRRAELVPGVPCPECHPHVQDPHPGAASSRGCGGRNAHLPCSELAGLPARLPASLCGLPPAAARPLLLLGGRGSGLHLLRQSPAGPHPALAAGGGAAEGEPQRRLLDRHLQLRGALGQQLPEPQGAAALRPQTRLRGPE